The following are encoded together in the Phyllobacterium zundukense genome:
- a CDS encoding ROK family transcriptional regulator: MKFDHQPSYSLGHRTPSSKDVAPGENGVTLVSQSVLGAINRGRVLQALYDNGPKSRADLARLAGVNRTTITGIVQPMIEEQLLVEGDASPSDFKGGKPARPLYFNPEAPVLGAVLLLPGTIQTCLVALTGEIKAVTKAEFDPFGDRQAFIAIMKDTLTSTLSQAHRAPFGIGIASAGMIDSDNGVILAVNLAPVLTGLPLVKILQEHFSLPVVIDHHPRALLVGDRWFGPGRGQQNFAAIYTGEVLGGAFFIDGKVYRGLAGSGGELGHTVVQIDGEACNCGKRGCWETVAALSWLRREAARIGLPQPGSITCARLVKEAESGSEPADALLERYTRNVAFGIVNLQQTLSLNSYVLHGDLAGGGATAAERVRRHVERLVMMRPNQEISITVNGIGEGHTALRGAAGLVLSSHLKVVI, translated from the coding sequence TTGAAATTTGATCATCAGCCGTCCTATTCGTTAGGCCACCGCACACCTTCGAGTAAGGACGTCGCTCCTGGCGAGAATGGCGTGACACTTGTTTCGCAATCAGTGCTCGGCGCCATCAATCGCGGTCGCGTGTTGCAGGCTTTGTATGATAACGGGCCCAAAAGCCGTGCGGACCTCGCGCGCCTCGCCGGAGTTAACCGGACAACTATAACCGGCATCGTTCAGCCGATGATTGAGGAACAGCTTCTCGTAGAAGGGGATGCATCTCCCTCTGATTTCAAAGGCGGCAAGCCAGCGCGCCCTCTTTATTTCAATCCTGAGGCCCCGGTGCTAGGAGCTGTGCTCCTGCTGCCCGGCACCATACAGACTTGCCTTGTGGCGTTAACCGGGGAAATCAAAGCCGTTACCAAGGCTGAATTCGATCCATTTGGCGACAGGCAAGCTTTCATTGCGATTATGAAGGACACCCTTACGTCTACGCTTTCTCAAGCCCATCGGGCGCCGTTTGGAATTGGCATTGCGTCGGCGGGGATGATCGACAGTGATAACGGGGTGATCCTCGCCGTTAACCTTGCGCCCGTTCTGACGGGGCTTCCCCTTGTGAAGATTTTGCAGGAGCACTTCTCTCTTCCGGTCGTCATTGATCATCACCCCCGTGCCTTGCTTGTCGGAGACCGATGGTTTGGACCCGGGCGTGGCCAACAGAACTTCGCGGCGATTTACACCGGTGAAGTCCTCGGCGGAGCCTTCTTTATTGATGGCAAAGTCTACCGTGGACTTGCCGGTTCCGGCGGCGAACTTGGCCATACAGTGGTTCAAATCGATGGCGAGGCCTGTAACTGCGGTAAACGTGGCTGCTGGGAAACTGTGGCCGCCCTGTCATGGCTGCGAAGGGAGGCTGCCCGAATAGGTTTGCCGCAACCGGGCAGCATTACATGCGCTCGTCTTGTGAAAGAGGCGGAATCCGGATCGGAGCCGGCAGACGCACTCCTCGAACGCTACACACGCAATGTGGCTTTCGGAATTGTCAACCTGCAGCAAACACTTTCCCTTAACTCCTACGTCCTCCATGGAGACCTTGCGGGCGGGGGGGCAACGGCTGCAGAGCGCGTCAGACGGCACGTCGAGCGACTGGTGATGATGAGACCAAACCAGGAGATTTCCATCACGGTGAACGGCATTGGTGAGGGCCATACTGCGTTGCGAGGAGCCGCTGGACTGGTGCTATCAAGTCACCTGAAGGTGGTCATTTAG
- a CDS encoding ABC transporter substrate-binding protein produces MTIDIRTMSRRNMLKSASFAALLASGVGTLAAPRRAGAQDAKSVRVLSVEDPFFFSLKAMVPEYEKETGIKIELESLSYDALQSRLVSAFVAKTSDADVIVVDQMWLGQYLDNGWIISLNDFIARDSELDLSDFIPEVLYSSNMWRGQIGTLPVAAYAQGVMYRKDIFDEFGIAAPPSKTSEEWTWTKYVDTLKKLEGKSFGGQPLFPTVICGSQPSPITHMFTQLSVSHGANWFKSFPTAPWDFSPQLTGPAWVKSVEVYRQLYKLSPPEAINYVWFDAGTRFAKGDIGMFYWWTPYFYLIKNSGYMTGKKSDVMEKYATAVLPKAEGVPQTVSIGGWSLGIPSSSERQEAGYAFIKWATSKATQKKMALWPDLNYQFSDFARASLYEDQDLRVIYPYLDVQYSMMKQGNGKITRPPVPGYTAVESVLGLSLNQLLTGSEDPKTALERTNSLFESILKGNLMIPYQKESFADSKDEAKALIGKLGKK; encoded by the coding sequence ATGACAATTGATATTAGAACTATGTCGCGACGGAACATGCTGAAGAGCGCTTCTTTCGCAGCTCTTTTGGCGTCTGGTGTCGGTACTTTGGCCGCACCCCGGCGCGCCGGCGCACAAGACGCCAAATCGGTGCGCGTCTTGTCCGTTGAAGATCCGTTCTTCTTCTCGCTGAAGGCAATGGTCCCGGAGTACGAGAAGGAAACGGGCATCAAGATCGAGCTCGAGAGTCTCTCCTACGACGCCCTGCAGTCGCGCCTTGTTTCCGCATTTGTCGCCAAAACCTCAGATGCCGACGTCATCGTTGTAGATCAGATGTGGCTTGGGCAATATCTCGACAACGGCTGGATCATCTCGCTCAACGATTTCATCGCCCGCGACAGCGAACTCGACCTTTCCGACTTCATTCCCGAGGTCCTGTATTCCTCGAACATGTGGCGCGGCCAGATCGGCACGCTTCCGGTTGCGGCCTATGCGCAAGGCGTCATGTACCGCAAGGACATATTCGATGAGTTCGGCATTGCTGCCCCGCCATCGAAAACTTCGGAAGAATGGACCTGGACAAAATACGTCGACACTCTGAAGAAGCTCGAAGGAAAATCGTTCGGAGGCCAGCCACTTTTCCCGACCGTGATTTGCGGCTCGCAGCCGTCGCCGATTACTCATATGTTCACGCAGCTCTCGGTGAGCCACGGCGCAAACTGGTTCAAGTCCTTCCCGACGGCTCCCTGGGATTTCTCTCCTCAACTCACCGGTCCGGCTTGGGTAAAGTCCGTCGAGGTTTACAGACAACTCTATAAGCTGTCTCCCCCCGAAGCGATCAACTATGTCTGGTTCGATGCCGGTACCCGCTTTGCCAAGGGCGACATCGGCATGTTTTACTGGTGGACCCCATACTTCTACCTGATCAAGAATTCCGGCTACATGACCGGCAAGAAGTCGGACGTCATGGAGAAGTACGCGACTGCTGTGTTGCCCAAGGCCGAGGGAGTGCCTCAGACCGTAAGCATCGGCGGATGGAGCCTCGGAATTCCATCCAGCTCTGAAAGGCAGGAGGCCGGATACGCCTTTATCAAGTGGGCGACGTCGAAGGCGACACAGAAGAAGATGGCCCTTTGGCCGGATCTGAATTACCAGTTCTCCGATTTCGCGCGCGCCTCGCTCTACGAGGATCAGGATCTGAGGGTGATCTATCCGTATCTCGACGTGCAATATTCAATGATGAAGCAGGGGAACGGCAAGATCACGCGCCCGCCTGTCCCAGGCTACACGGCCGTCGAAAGCGTGCTCGGACTCTCGTTGAACCAGCTCCTCACGGGTAGCGAAGATCCGAAGACGGCCCTCGAGCGCACCAACAGTTTGTTCGAGAGCATCCTGAAGGGCAATCTCATGATCCCTTACCAGAAGGAAAGCTTCGCCGACAGCAAAGATGAGGCCAAAGCCCTGATCGGCAAGCTCGGCAAGAAGTAA
- a CDS encoding carbohydrate ABC transporter permease, with protein MHTTIGRSPRALGPAGKSFVRRNLPYLLIAPSVVMLLALIAYPLLFALKSSFYFWNLQIGPQPLAFVGIDNYVQALNAFDFRAALGNTLILSVAGTAIEFGLGLAIALILLRALPGMNIVRALLILPTTIAPIVVGFLFRYLYDPGGGLLTWILHALWLPVPAEGILGSPSTALAAILFVDIWQWTPFFAIVLYASLLAVPDEILEAARLDRASPWTILMRIKLPLIKRTAIIIIMLRFMQIFNTFDTVLVLTRGGPGTSTRTLGYSLYEQGLVNFNIGLVSAMTWITVLIVNIIVALYVFFAFRNEEW; from the coding sequence ATGCACACTACAATTGGTCGCTCTCCGCGGGCCCTCGGGCCTGCAGGCAAGAGCTTTGTCCGACGAAACCTGCCCTACCTGCTGATTGCGCCTTCGGTCGTAATGCTGCTCGCCCTAATCGCTTACCCTTTGCTGTTTGCGTTGAAATCGAGCTTTTACTTCTGGAATCTCCAGATCGGGCCGCAGCCGCTCGCCTTCGTCGGGATCGACAACTATGTTCAGGCCCTCAACGCCTTCGATTTTCGCGCGGCACTCGGCAACACGCTGATCCTGTCAGTTGCGGGCACGGCAATTGAGTTTGGACTTGGCCTGGCGATTGCCCTGATTCTGCTGAGAGCCCTCCCGGGCATGAACATCGTGCGTGCGCTGCTGATCTTGCCGACCACGATCGCGCCAATCGTCGTCGGCTTCCTATTCCGCTACCTCTATGATCCCGGTGGCGGGCTGTTGACATGGATTTTGCATGCACTGTGGCTGCCCGTTCCAGCGGAAGGCATTCTCGGCTCCCCGTCCACCGCTCTCGCCGCCATCCTGTTCGTCGATATCTGGCAGTGGACACCCTTCTTCGCGATTGTGCTTTACGCAAGCCTGCTTGCGGTTCCCGATGAGATCCTTGAGGCCGCACGATTGGATCGCGCCTCGCCGTGGACGATCCTGATGCGGATCAAGCTGCCACTTATCAAGCGTACCGCGATTATTATCATCATGCTGCGCTTCATGCAGATTTTCAACACCTTCGACACTGTGCTTGTGCTGACACGCGGCGGACCTGGCACCTCCACCCGCACGCTCGGTTATTCCCTCTATGAACAGGGCCTCGTGAACTTCAACATAGGTCTTGTCAGTGCAATGACTTGGATCACGGTGCTGATCGTCAACATCATCGTCGCCCTCTATGTGTTCTTCGCGTTCCGCAACGAGGAGTGGTAA
- a CDS encoding Gfo/Idh/MocA family protein has translation MNKLRMGVIGAGLWGNNHAHTFNVLPETELVGVCDLDEGRALKMKESFGAAKAFTDYTKLLASDEIDAVSVATPDFTHTPIILAALKADKHVLSEKPLATTVKEAEEIAEAAAKSKGKLMVDFHNRVNPILAQLRDMVQNGEIGLAKHGTARLSNTTFVPLEMLSWASKSSALWFLGSHLVDVLRFILADEVTRVYSVARSGTLSSSGVDTKDFHVSILEFSKGTVVTMENSWILSKDNPSLVDFKIEFVGEKGQIQADPTHNGGLRRIVEGGLRFNDYIGITPTGETRIGGFVLESIARFVDSVVRGAPLLADAEDGLANTRILAAIEESVVSGKAVNIG, from the coding sequence ATGAACAAACTGCGAATGGGCGTCATCGGTGCCGGTCTTTGGGGCAACAATCACGCTCACACATTTAACGTGTTGCCGGAAACTGAGCTTGTCGGCGTTTGCGACCTTGATGAGGGCAGGGCGCTCAAGATGAAGGAAAGCTTCGGAGCAGCAAAGGCCTTCACCGATTACACGAAGCTGCTCGCCAGCGATGAGATCGACGCCGTATCGGTCGCAACACCGGACTTTACGCATACGCCAATCATCCTAGCCGCACTCAAGGCCGACAAGCATGTCCTGAGCGAAAAACCGCTTGCCACCACCGTCAAGGAGGCCGAGGAGATTGCCGAGGCTGCCGCAAAGTCAAAAGGCAAGCTGATGGTGGACTTTCACAACCGCGTGAACCCCATCCTCGCCCAACTGCGTGACATGGTCCAGAACGGTGAAATCGGCCTCGCAAAACATGGGACGGCGCGCCTTTCGAACACCACGTTCGTTCCCTTGGAAATGCTGAGCTGGGCATCAAAATCTTCGGCCCTCTGGTTCCTTGGAAGCCATCTGGTCGATGTCCTGCGGTTCATTCTCGCAGACGAGGTCACTCGCGTTTATTCCGTTGCCCGTTCCGGCACGCTTTCGAGCAGTGGCGTCGACACCAAGGACTTCCACGTGTCCATCCTGGAGTTTTCCAAGGGGACGGTCGTCACCATGGAAAACAGCTGGATCCTGTCGAAAGACAATCCTTCCCTCGTTGACTTCAAAATCGAGTTTGTCGGCGAAAAGGGACAAATCCAGGCGGACCCGACCCATAACGGCGGCCTGCGCAGGATTGTGGAGGGAGGACTGAGATTCAACGATTACATCGGCATCACGCCGACCGGAGAGACGCGTATCGGTGGCTTCGTGCTCGAGTCTATTGCCCGCTTTGTCGACAGCGTGGTGCGTGGTGCTCCGTTGCTGGCCGATGCTGAGGACGGCCTCGCGAACACCAGGATTTTGGCGGCGATCGAGGAATCAGTCGTCAGCGGCAAAGCGGTAAACATCGGCTAA